A region of the Terriglobia bacterium genome:
CGAAATAGAGGACGCGCTCGAGCTCACGAAGCGACATGTCGAGGAGGTGGCCGATGCGGCTGGGCAATCCCTTGAAGAACCAGACGTGCGAGCACGGGCTGGCCAGCTCGATGTGACCGAGGCGTTCGCGCCGGACTTTTGAAAGCGTTACTTCGACACCGCACTTGTCGCAGATGACTCCGCGGTGTTTCATGCGCTTGTATTTTCCGCAGAGGCATTCCCAGTCCGTCACAGGACCAAAGATGCGGGCGCAGAACAACCCGTCTTTTTCCGGCTTGAATGTCCGGTAGTTGATGGTTTCCGGCTTGGTTACTTCGCCATGAGACCACGAGCGAATCTTTTCTGGAGAAGCCAGACTGATCCGGATGCTGTCAAAATCGGCGATGGACGCCGCCCGGTCGTAAGGATTCGATCTAATCAATTTAATTACCTCCTGACTGGAGGACCCTGAACGCGGGCTGAAGCCCGCAACTACATGCCTGGCGGAACATGCGCCGCTCGATGTAGCCGCGGCTCCAGCCCGCGTCAGAATCTCTACACAGTCGGTTTCCGCTTCATAAGTTCGACATCAAGGCAGAGGCTCTGCAGCTCACGGATCAAGACGTTGAAGGACTCCGGAACGCCCGGCTCCATCGCAGCTTCACCCTTCACGATCGCCTCATAAATCTTGGTTCGTCCGTACACGTCGTCGGACTTGGCTGTCAGCAGTTCCTGCAGGATGTGCGCGGCGCCGTACGCCTCGAGCGCCCACACCTCCATCTCTCCGAATCGCTGCCCACCGAACTGCGCCTTGCCTCCGAGAGGCTGCTGCGTAATGAGCGAGTAAGGCCCGATGGATCGTGCGTGGATCTTGTCGTCCACGAGGTGCGACAGCTTCAACATGTAGATGTAACCGACGGTCACTTCCTGTTCGAATGGGATACCCGTCATGCCATCGTAAAGACGAGTCTTGCCGGCTTTCGGCAGGTTCGCCTTTTCGAGCATGTTCTTGATTTCGGCTTCGGTGGCGCCGTCGAATACCGGCGTTGCGAACCACATGCCGAGCGCATGGGCCGCCCAGCCGAGGTGCGTCTCGAGAATCTGACCGACATTCATTCGTGAAGGCACTCCGAGAGGATTCAAAACAATTTCGACCGGTGTTCCATCGGGCAGGTACGGCATGTCTTCTTCAGGAAGAATCCTGGCAATGACGCCTTTGTTGCCATGGCGGCCCGCCATCTTGTCACCGACCGACAACTTGCGCTTCATGGCGACGTAGACCTTGACCAGCTTGATCACGCCCGGAGGCAATTCGTCGCCGCGCCGCAGCTTCGAAATCCGCTCCTCGTGGATCTTGCGCAGAACGTCGATCTGGCGCGTCGTCATTTCTTCGATTTCCTGGATCTGGTCGTGCGGAGTAGCGCCATCTTTGAACTTCAGTTTCAGCAGTTCGCGCAATGAGAGGTTCTCAATGACTTCGCTCGTCATCTCGGTTCCCTTTGCGACGATCTTGCGGCCTGTGCGTTCGTGGACCAGCTCGTTCGAAACGGCTTTGCCTTCCAGGAGCGCAACCAGTCTCTTGTTGCGCTCATCCGTAAGAATGCGGATCTCGTCACGCAGGTTCTTTTCCAGACGTGAGATCTCCATGTTCTCGATCAGCTTGGCGCGTTCGTCTTTTTCGGCGCCCTTGCGGGAGAAGATCTTGACGTCGACGACGATGCCTTCGATTCCCGGCGGACAGATCAGCGAAGCATCGCGGACATCGCCGGCTTTTTCGCCGAAGATGGCGCGAAGGAGTTTTTCTTCGGGCGTCAGCTGCGTCTCGCCTTTGGGAGTGACCTTTCCGACCAGCACATCGCCCGGCTTGACGTAGGCGCCGATCCGTATGATGCCGGCCTCGTCGAGATCCTTCAGGAAAGACTCGCTGACGTTCGGAATATCGCGCGTGATTTCTTCCGGACCGAGTTTGGTATCGCGCGCCTCAATCTCGAACTCTTCGATGTGGATCGAGGTGTAATAGTCATCCTTCACCAGACGTTCGGAGACCAGGATCGCGTCTTCAAAGTTGTAGCCGCGCCACGGCATGAACGCGACCAGGACATTGCGCCCGAGAGCGAGTTCGCCTTTTTCAGTGCACGGCCCGTCTGCGAGCACCTGCCCTTTCATGACGCGATCACCCTTGCGGACGATCGGTTTCTGGTTGATGCAGGTGTTCTGGTTCGATCGCTTGAATTTGGTCAGCGTGTAGATGTCGGCGCCGACTTCCCGCGAAAAGTGTCCATCTTCGGCCGACTCCACGCGCACGATAATCCGTTCAGAATCGATGGAGTCCACGGTGCCGGTGCGGCGGCAGATGATCACCGCGCCCGAATCCCGGGCGGTAATTTCTTCCATGCCGGTGCCGACGAGCGGAGCCGCCGTACGAAGCAACGGAACAGCCTGGCGTTGCATGTTCGATCCCATCAGGGCGCGGTTGGCGTCGTCGTTTTCGAGGAACGGGATCAAAGATGCGGCGACCGACACCAGCTGTTTCGGTGAAACGTCGACATAATCCACTTCGTTGCGATGTTTCAACACGAAGTTGCCGGCCTGGCGGACATTCACCAGTTCGTGCGTCAGCTTGCCGTTCTTGTCCATTTCTTCATTGGCCTG
Encoded here:
- a CDS encoding DNA-directed RNA polymerase subunit beta' produces the protein MIRSNPYDRAASIADFDSIRISLASPEKIRSWSHGEVTKPETINYRTFKPEKDGLFCARIFGPVTDWECLCGKYKRMKHRGVICDKCGVEVTLSKVRRERLGHIELASPCSHVWFFKGLPSRIGHLLDMSLRELERVLYF